Proteins from one Parasteatoda tepidariorum isolate YZ-2023 chromosome 4, CAS_Ptep_4.0, whole genome shotgun sequence genomic window:
- the LOC107449441 gene encoding probable cysteine--tRNA ligase, mitochondrial isoform X2, translating to MRLVFQRGSLLYKRLFLTVSSSIAVSTKHFSYLGNWNSPQGYDSGIMVYNSAINEKVSLVLKNKGTVTWYICGPTVYDESHIGHACCYVKFDIIKRVLEKVFNINVLLLMGITDIDDKIIKKSIEAGLSASEIAKHYEFGFFKDMEAMRVKRPIAISRVTENIPLIIEFCTKLIEKDFAYVTDEGNVYFIVSKSTSANLFNEMPNDFQVVVDPLKRDQRDFALWKKAKPEEPFWESPWGKGRPGWHIECSAIASNIFGCQIDIHSGGYDLLFPHHTNEKSQSEAFHGCSQWVNYWLHSGLLHVGNEEKMSKSIKNTISINEYLRTNSVNDFRIMCLQSLYRRNISYCNETIEGARGLHEKLHNFVNECDLYIYNKLRISTELEKSLFLKLEETKEKIVSHLSDDFNTSQALLCLNDLVDVVNKALQSANDSSLSDMQGVTSVAACLNYVEHALDIFGVKIMCKKRLRQEFVCFIDSVVKFRNAVRLFSLCRSEKEIVSPTQFLEEAYANVESALSHISKLENSIQDIHSIKYATNLMFQESLKFISTLPENNISINNKEILKAEKIRRAFLLTLCDDLRSSLQLCGIAIKDRKDISTWFPLISLKI from the exons CAAAGAGGATCCCTTTTATACAAGAGACTTTTCCTGACTGTTTCTTCTTCAATTGCCGTTTCAACCAAGCATTTTTCTTACTTAGGTAATTGGAATTCACCTCAAGGATATGACTCTGGAATTATGGTTTATAATTCTGCCATAAATGAGAAAGtgtcattagttttaaaaaacaaaggaaCAGTAACGTG gtaTATTTGTGGACCTACAGTGTATGATGAATCACACATTGGACATGCCTG TTGCtatgtaaaatttgatattataaagAGAGTTTTGGAAAAAGTATTCAACATCAATGTTTTGTTATTGATGGGAATCACTGATATAGATgacaaaatcatcaaaaaatcaattgag GCTGGATTAAGTGCTTCAGAAATTGCTAAACACTatgaatttggattttttaaagaCATGGAAGCTATGCGAGTAAAGCGACCTATTGCCATATCTCGAGTGACTGAAAATATACCTTTGATAATTGAGTTTTGTACTAAActtattgaaaaagattttgcttACGTCACAGATGAAg gaaatgtGTATTTTATTGTGTCTAAAAGTACTTCTGCAAATCTATTTAATGAAATGCCCAATGATTTTCAAGTTGTTGTTGATCCTTTAAAAAGAGATCAACGTGATTTTGCTCTCTGGAAAAAGGCAAAACCCGAAGAACCATTCTGGGAGTCACCGTGGGGAAAAGGTAGACCAGGTTGGCACATTGAATGTTCGGCAATTGCTAG taatatctTTGGCTGCCAAATAGATATTCATTCAGGTGGTTATGACCTTTTGTTTCCTCATcatacaaatgaaaaatctcAATCTGAAGCATTTCATGGATGTTCACAATGGGTTAACTACTGGCTCCATTCag gtcTCTTACATGTTGGAAATGAAGAAAAGATGtcaaaatctatcaaaaatacaatttctatCAATGAATATTTGAGAACAAACAGCGTAAATGATTTTCGTATTATGTGTCTCCAATCTCTGTATCGAAGAA ATATCTCATATTGTAATGAAACAATAGAAGGTGCAAGAGGACTGCATGAAAAACTTCATAATTTCGTTAATGAATGTGATTTAtacatttacaataaattaagaatttcaacTGAGTTGGAGAAAAGTTTGTTTCTCAA ATTGGaggaaactaaagaaaaaattgtttcacaCTTAAGTGATGATTTCAACACCAGCCAAgcattattatgtttaaatgaCTTAGTTGACGTTGTCAATAAAGCTCTTCAATCTGCAAATGATTCTTCTTTATCAGATATGCAAGGGGTAACATCTGTAGCAGCTTGTCTAAATTATGTTGAACATGCACTTGACATATTTGGTGtcaaaataatgtgtaaaaag aGACTTAGGCAAGAATTTGTATGTTTTATTGACAGTGTTGTAAAATTCCGTAATGCAGTCAGATTATTTTCTTTGTGTCGCAGTGAAAAAG AGATTGTTTCACCAACACAATTTCTTGAAGAAGCTTACGCTAATGTTGAATCTGCACTGTCTCATATTTCTAAGCTAGAG AATTCTATTCAAGATATCCATAGCATAAAATATGCCACCAATTTGATGTTTCAAGAATCGTTAAAGTTTATTTCTACTTTACCAGAAAACA atatttctataaataataaagaaatccTCAAAGCAGAGAAAATAAGAAGGGCATTTTTACTTACATTGTGCGATGATCTACGATCTTCTCTTCAATTATGTGGCATAGCAATCaag GATAGGAAAGACATTTCAACTTGGTTTCCCCTGATATCATTGAAGATTTAA
- the LOC107449441 gene encoding probable cysteine--tRNA ligase, mitochondrial isoform X1, giving the protein MEHSYCMSNFQLFERRVTEATMRLVFQRGSLLYKRLFLTVSSSIAVSTKHFSYLGNWNSPQGYDSGIMVYNSAINEKVSLVLKNKGTVTWYICGPTVYDESHIGHACCYVKFDIIKRVLEKVFNINVLLLMGITDIDDKIIKKSIEAGLSASEIAKHYEFGFFKDMEAMRVKRPIAISRVTENIPLIIEFCTKLIEKDFAYVTDEGNVYFIVSKSTSANLFNEMPNDFQVVVDPLKRDQRDFALWKKAKPEEPFWESPWGKGRPGWHIECSAIASNIFGCQIDIHSGGYDLLFPHHTNEKSQSEAFHGCSQWVNYWLHSGLLHVGNEEKMSKSIKNTISINEYLRTNSVNDFRIMCLQSLYRRNISYCNETIEGARGLHEKLHNFVNECDLYIYNKLRISTELEKSLFLKLEETKEKIVSHLSDDFNTSQALLCLNDLVDVVNKALQSANDSSLSDMQGVTSVAACLNYVEHALDIFGVKIMCKKRLRQEFVCFIDSVVKFRNAVRLFSLCRSEKEIVSPTQFLEEAYANVESALSHISKLENSIQDIHSIKYATNLMFQESLKFISTLPENNISINNKEILKAEKIRRAFLLTLCDDLRSSLQLCGIAIKDRKDISTWFPLISLKI; this is encoded by the exons CAAAGAGGATCCCTTTTATACAAGAGACTTTTCCTGACTGTTTCTTCTTCAATTGCCGTTTCAACCAAGCATTTTTCTTACTTAGGTAATTGGAATTCACCTCAAGGATATGACTCTGGAATTATGGTTTATAATTCTGCCATAAATGAGAAAGtgtcattagttttaaaaaacaaaggaaCAGTAACGTG gtaTATTTGTGGACCTACAGTGTATGATGAATCACACATTGGACATGCCTG TTGCtatgtaaaatttgatattataaagAGAGTTTTGGAAAAAGTATTCAACATCAATGTTTTGTTATTGATGGGAATCACTGATATAGATgacaaaatcatcaaaaaatcaattgag GCTGGATTAAGTGCTTCAGAAATTGCTAAACACTatgaatttggattttttaaagaCATGGAAGCTATGCGAGTAAAGCGACCTATTGCCATATCTCGAGTGACTGAAAATATACCTTTGATAATTGAGTTTTGTACTAAActtattgaaaaagattttgcttACGTCACAGATGAAg gaaatgtGTATTTTATTGTGTCTAAAAGTACTTCTGCAAATCTATTTAATGAAATGCCCAATGATTTTCAAGTTGTTGTTGATCCTTTAAAAAGAGATCAACGTGATTTTGCTCTCTGGAAAAAGGCAAAACCCGAAGAACCATTCTGGGAGTCACCGTGGGGAAAAGGTAGACCAGGTTGGCACATTGAATGTTCGGCAATTGCTAG taatatctTTGGCTGCCAAATAGATATTCATTCAGGTGGTTATGACCTTTTGTTTCCTCATcatacaaatgaaaaatctcAATCTGAAGCATTTCATGGATGTTCACAATGGGTTAACTACTGGCTCCATTCag gtcTCTTACATGTTGGAAATGAAGAAAAGATGtcaaaatctatcaaaaatacaatttctatCAATGAATATTTGAGAACAAACAGCGTAAATGATTTTCGTATTATGTGTCTCCAATCTCTGTATCGAAGAA ATATCTCATATTGTAATGAAACAATAGAAGGTGCAAGAGGACTGCATGAAAAACTTCATAATTTCGTTAATGAATGTGATTTAtacatttacaataaattaagaatttcaacTGAGTTGGAGAAAAGTTTGTTTCTCAA ATTGGaggaaactaaagaaaaaattgtttcacaCTTAAGTGATGATTTCAACACCAGCCAAgcattattatgtttaaatgaCTTAGTTGACGTTGTCAATAAAGCTCTTCAATCTGCAAATGATTCTTCTTTATCAGATATGCAAGGGGTAACATCTGTAGCAGCTTGTCTAAATTATGTTGAACATGCACTTGACATATTTGGTGtcaaaataatgtgtaaaaag aGACTTAGGCAAGAATTTGTATGTTTTATTGACAGTGTTGTAAAATTCCGTAATGCAGTCAGATTATTTTCTTTGTGTCGCAGTGAAAAAG AGATTGTTTCACCAACACAATTTCTTGAAGAAGCTTACGCTAATGTTGAATCTGCACTGTCTCATATTTCTAAGCTAGAG AATTCTATTCAAGATATCCATAGCATAAAATATGCCACCAATTTGATGTTTCAAGAATCGTTAAAGTTTATTTCTACTTTACCAGAAAACA atatttctataaataataaagaaatccTCAAAGCAGAGAAAATAAGAAGGGCATTTTTACTTACATTGTGCGATGATCTACGATCTTCTCTTCAATTATGTGGCATAGCAATCaag GATAGGAAAGACATTTCAACTTGGTTTCCCCTGATATCATTGAAGATTTAA